In Deltaproteobacteria bacterium, the genomic stretch TGGCTGCTGCGCCCTGTCGCTGGTGAGCTCGCGGCGCCTGGGGCCGACGGCACCACGCCTGCCCCCACCCAGGCTCCGGCCCCGCCGCCCGCGATCGAACCTGCGGGTAGCGTCGCCACGCCGAGCGCAGCGGCGCAGCCCGCCATCCCCGCCGTGTCCGAGTCACCGGCGGCGGTACCGACACCGCGGCGTGAACCCACGACCGAGGCCGCCGACGCGGGCGATCGCAACACCGCACGACCGCGATCACGGCGCGACGCACCTCGAGCGCGCGCGCCCGTCGATCCAGTGCCTCCCCGGGTGCCCACGCCCTCCGAGCCGACCGCCCCCGCGCCAGCACCATCGCCGCGGTTGCCCGACGCCGACGGCATCATCCGCTAGAAGCCGGCACCCACGACCACCCCAGCGCCGCGATCCGACGCCCACGGCGACCACGCCACGTGCCCCTTCGTTCGCGCGCGTCCACGCACGCCGACGACCACCAACGCGATGCCGGTTGCGAGTGCCAGCGGAGCGATCACGGCGCCCGCGATCGCGAGGTCGTTGGCCCGACGTCCGCGATCGAACTGGCGTCCGCGCGCGGCCTTGTCCTCGCGCACGGCGCTGACGTCGTTGGCGGCCGCGCCCAACGACGCGCCGGCGGCGAGCATCGCGATGCCCGCGACGCCGATACCCAAGGCCACCCCACCGCCGGCGATCCAGCCCTTGCGCGCGCGCGGCCGTGGCTGCGGTGGCTCGGCGCGCCGCTCGACCGCCACCGGAACATCGTCGCGTGCGGGCTCGTCGGCCGCTGCCGGCCGCGGTGCCGGCTCGGCGGCCTCGAGCTGACGATCGAGATCGGCGATGAACGCAGCGATGCGCGCGTGCTCGGCCGCAGCGGCCTCGGCCTCGGGGTACAGCGCGTCGATGCTGCGTTCGTAGTCGAGCGCGAGCTGCCGCGAGCGCCGGAGCAGCCGCACGTCACGCTCGATCGCGTAGGCCTTCGCGAGCGCGACGGCGAGGTTGTTGATGATGATGCGGCGGATGCTCGCGGTCGAGGGATCGTCGGGCAAGCGATCGTTGGCCGCCTCCCAGCGCGCGATGGCACCGCCGTAGTCCGCGACGTCGAACCGCGCCAGCGCCTGATTGTGCAGCGCCTGCGCGGCCGCGATCGGATCTTCGTCCGCCGCCGGCGCGATCGCGTCGTCCGCCGTTGGCGCGGCCGCCAGCACCGACGACGGCATCGTCGACGCGAGCATCGTCGCCATCGTCACCGCCGTCGCGATCGGGAACCTCCGAGCCTGCGACATCGCCACCACGCGCGGATTCGAGGCTACCACAGCGACGGCGCGACCCGACGCGGACGCCCCTTCCGCGACGTGCGGCGCTGCGATAGCGTCGCGCCATGGATGCGCGCGAAGCCCCCTTGGTGGGCATCGTCATGGGCAGCAAGTCCGACTGGGAGACCATGTCGGGCGCCGCCGACACGCTCACGAAGTTCGGTGTCGCGCACGAGTGCCGCGTGGTCTCGGCCCACCGGACCCCGGCGTGGATGTCCCAGTACGCCGCCGAGGCGGCCGCGCGGGGTCTGCAGGTGATCATCGCGGGCGCGGGCGGGGCGGCGCACCTGCCGGGGATGATCGCCGCACAGACGGTGCTGCCCGTGCTCGGCGTGCCGGTGCGCAGCCAGGCGCTGTCGGGCATGGACTCGCTGCTGTCGATCGTGCAGATGCCCCGCGGCGTGCCGGTCGGAACGCTCGCCATCGGCGGGGCCGGAGCGGTCAACGCCGCACTGCTGGCGATCTCGATCCTCGCACTGCAGCGGCCGCATCTGTCCCAGGCACTCGCGAACTACCGCGACGAGCAGACCCGTGAGGTGCTCGCCCAGGAGCTGCCGTGAGCACGGCGACGGGCACCTCGGATCGACGTCGGATCCTGCCCGGTGCGCGCGTCGGCGTGCTCGGCTCGGGTCAGCTCGGACGCATGCTCGCGATCGCGGCACGACAGATGGGCTACCGCGTGCACACCTTCAGTCCCGAGCGCGGCACGCCTACCGGGCAGGTCGCCGATCGCGAGATCGTCGCGCCCTACGACGACCTCGACGCGGTGCGGGCGTTCGCACGCGAGGTCGAGATCGTCACCTTCGAGTTCGAGAACATCGCCCACGCCGCCGCGCTCGCGGCGGCCGAGTGCGCGCCGGTACGCCCCCACGGCGCGGTGCTCCACACCACGCAGCATCGCCTGCGCGAGAAGACGTTCCTCACCGGCATCGGCGTGCCGGTGGCGCCCTTCGAGGCGGTGCACTCGGCGGCCGAGCTGAGCGCGGCGCTGTCCCGCATCGGCTGCCCTGCGGTGCTCAAGTCTGCCGGCTGGGGCTACGACGGCAAGGGCCAGGTCCGCATCGACGATCCCGCGCGGGCCGACGAGGCATGGCAGCGCGTGGGCGCCGACGAAGCGGTGCTCGAGGGCTTCGTCGAGTTCGAGTGCGAGCTCTCGCTGGTGGTCGCCCGCGGCCTCGACGGCACCGTCGACGACTGGGGCTTGGTCGCCAACGAGCACCGCGACCACGTGCTCGACGTCTCGACAGCACCGGCTGGGGTCGCGAGCGCGACGCTGGCGCGCGCCCGGGAGATCGCGCGGGCGATCGTCGAGTCGCTCGACGTGGTCGGGGTGTTGTGCGTGGAGTTCTTCGCGAAGTCGGGCGGCGAGCTGCTCGTCAACGAGCTCGCACCGCGGCCTCACAACTCTGGACACTTCACGATCGACGCCGCGGTGACGAGTCAGTTCGAGCAGCAGCTCCGCGCGGTGTGTGGCCTGCCGCTGGGTTCGTGCGCGTTGTTGCGACCGGCGGCGATGGCCAACCTGCTCGGCGACGTGTGGCAACACGGTGAGCCGAACTGGGCCGGCGCGCTCGCGCAGCCGCAGGTGAAGCTGCACCTGTACGGCAAGGGCGAGGCGCGAGCGGGTCGCAAGATGGGCCACCTCACCGCGCTCGCCGACAGCCCGGCGGCCGCCCGCAGCACCGTGCTCGCGGCCCGAGACGCGCTGCGCCCGACACCTCGCGGCTGACCGGCGCCGTCGGCCCTCACCCGAGCTCGTGCCAGTGCGCGCTGTACAGCGCGAACCCGGGCTGGCTGTCGAGCAAGGCGACGCGGCCCGGTGCACCGGCCGCGATCTCGACCAGCACCTCGAACATGCCGACGTTGGAGTGGTGGTTCCACCCGTAGTGCAGGTACGGCGGGTGCTCGAGCCGCAGCAACAACCCACCCTCGCTCGGCGTCGCGGTGAGGTGGGTGCCGCGCTGGAACATGCCGTGCACGACCGCGCTGGTCTTGAGCACCATCTTCGGCCCGGTCATGCGGGTCAGCGCACGATACATGCGAGAGCGCGCGGTCCGGTGGGTGCGCTGCCGCGTCCACGCCAGCATGGCTTCGAGGGTGGGGTAGTGCAGGTCGACGAGCGCGTGGAACAGCGCGTCGGAGTGGGCCGCGGGCACCCACGCACCGGGTAGCGGTGGGTGCTCGGCGAGGTCGCGCAGCGGCTCGGGGAGCGCGGCCGCGAGCGCGCCGATGTCGTGGCCCTCGAGCGCGCTCGTCACCAACGTCGCGCGTGAGCGGCACTCCGTGTACGAGTCCAAACCCTGTGGCAGCACCGCCACGTACGCCGCGAGGTGCGGGAAGCGGCCCGCATCGATGTCGGAGTTCGCGGCCATGCGCGTCCAGTTTCCATCATAGCGCCGCCGACCCGCGCGCGCCTCACTCGATGACGGCGAAGGCGACGCGTCCGACCAGCTGACCGTCTTCGGTGAGCGTGTCGACGGTCCACGCGCCGGTGACGGCAGCCGCGTCGCCGTCGTCGGCCGCCGATGCGACCTCGGCACCGGCCGCCGTAGCGAGCACCGAGGGGTCGAGGCGCGAGCGCAGACGCACCGTGTCCCACAACCCCTCGGGGTGCGGATCGACGTCGTCCGAGCGCTGCACGAGCACGCCATCCTTGCGCCACTCGTGCACGAGGCGATCGCCCTTGCCACCGGGGGTGAAGACGTCGGTGACCGCATACAGCTCGTGCACCAACGAACGATGCAGCGCGTGCACCTCGAGCGCGAGGCGCCCATCGGGCAACAGCGTGGGACCGACCGCCCCGCCGCGCAGGTACATCGCGACCGGCGGCACCGCGGCGCGGCCATACCACGCGCCCGCCAGCGACGCGACCGTCCAGCCCACGAGCAAGGTGGCGCCGGCGGGCCGCCCCAGTGTCTTCACCGGGATGTGCATGGTCCAGAACGCCAGCGCCGACACGGCGGCAGCGATCGTCAACGTCAGCGCGGCACGGATGTTCGGCAGCAGCGCGGGCACCACCAGGTTGAGGCACGCGAACAGCGTGAAGAAGTAGAACACCGATGCGGCCATCTTCCAGCGCATCAGCATGCGGTCGAAGACCACGTCCAGGGTCGAGAGCGCCGCGCACAGCACCAGGCCGACCAGGAACCACTGGTTGGGCGAGTGCATCGTCACCGAGCGCCAGTAGAACGGCAGCAGGAAGAACAACATCCCCTGGTACATGTTCTTGAGCACATACGTCATGACGAAGAAGCGCAGCTTGGCGCCCTTGCCTTCGACGTGCTGCGACGTGCCGCTGCCGAACACGCGGAAGAACACGATGAGTACCAGCCACGCGGCCGCCAGCGAGATGGTCAGGAAGCGCGCGTGCGCGAAGCCCTTGGCCGCGAACAGCACCACGAAGATGCCGAGCCCCAGCGCGTAGAACGAGTGGAACCACCACAGCATGCGGCCGTACTTGCGCAGCATCGCCAGCACGCCGCCGAGCGGCCCCTTGGGCTTGGGCATCGCGGGCTGCGTGTGGCCTGGCCCCGCACCGGCGCGCGCAGCATCGACCGGCGGCCACGCAGCGGGCACGCCCGAACCAGCCCCCGCCGGAGGTCCGCTGCTGCCGTGGGGCGAGGCGCTCATCGACCGCGATGTTAGTGCGCGCGCGGCTCGACGGCCAGGCTCTGCAGCGCGCGGCCGATCTCACCGTCGCGATCGGACAGCTCGCTCTGCCCGAGGCCGATGCCACCGGCATCCACGGTCGCACGCGCATCGAGGGCAAACCACTCGCCGCAGGGCGCGCGATCGAGATGAATCGTCATGTCCGGGTTGACGAAGCTCCACTCGCGCGGGTCGAGCACCGGGCACACGCCGTTGCCGGCGTCGGCGACCGCGACGAGGGCCGACAGCGGCGAGGTCGCTTGGTCGGCGACCAGCGGCGCCCGCAGTCGCATCCACGCGGCCGTCGGTCCCTTGCCCCATACACCCTTGGCGATGCGGACCTCGACGGCGGTCTGATACCCGACGCGCTCGCGGAAGAACGGGAACACGAACGGCTCGAGCCCGGCAGGTCCGCGGGGCGCGGGCCGCCGCGGGCAACGAGGCGACGGCAGCGCGACCGGGTTGCGACGGATCCGCAGCGCGTGCGCGCGCAGGACCTCGTTGCCGTCGTGCAGGAGGTGTGCATCGATGCGCTGCGCCGATCGACCCGCCCGCACCAGCTCGGTCGTCACGCGCAGGCTCGCGATCGGCACCGGACGCAGGAACTCGAACGTCAGCCGCGCCACCACGTGCTGCTGCGGCTCGGGCTCGAAGGCCTCGATGGCCGCGGTCAACAGCGCCGCCGGCGGCCCGCCGTGCTGCAATTGCGGATGCCAGGGGCCACGGGTGAGCTCGGTCGCGATGAACTGCTCACCGTCGCGGACGAAGAAGGACGCCGGCGTCGACACCGGTGCTGCCATACCACGGCCATCGCCCGACCACGAGGCGAGAGGCGCTATGCTCCGCCTCCGATGAAGCAAGTGATCATTCTCGGCTGCGGCATGGTCGGCAGCACCATGGCACTCGATCTCGCGGCCGATCCGGCGCTGCAGGTGACGGTCGCCGACGTGCGCCCGATGGCCCTCGCGGCACTGTCGGCCCGCGCGAAGGTGAAGACCATCCAGACCGACCTCTCCGACCCCGCGGCCATCATCGCGCTGGTGCGACCGTTCGATCTGGTGATCGGCGCGCTGTCGTCCTCGATGGGGCTCGCGACCCTGCGCGCGGTGATCGACGCCGGCAAGCCCTACGTGGACATCAGCTTCATGGCCGACGATGCGCTGACGCTGTCGCCGGCCGCCGCAGCTGCGGGTGTGGTCGCGGTGGTCGACTGTGGCATCGCCCCCGGCATGAGCAACATGATGGCCGGCTACGCGGCGTCGGTGCTGCAGCCGTGCACGCGCCTCGACATCATGGTCGGCGGCGTGCCCGAGCTGCGGCGGTGGCCGTTCGACTACAAGGTCGCGTTCGCACCCTCGGACGTCATCGAGGAGTACGTGCGACCGGCTCGCATGGTCGAGCACGGACAGATCGCCGTGCATCCGGCGCTGTCGGGCGTGGAGCTGGTCGACATCCCCGGCGTCGGCACGCTGGAGGCGTTCAACACCGACGGTCTGCGCTCGCTGGTGACGACGCTGGCGATCCCCGACATGAGCGAGAAGACCATGCGCTGGCCCGGACACGCGCAGCTGATGCGGGTGCTGCAGGCCAGCGGCTTCTTCTCGGACGAACCGATCGTGGTCGGCGGGAAGTCCGTGATCCCACGCGAGGTGACCTCCGCGCTGCTGTTCCCGCACTGGACCTACGCCCCCGGCGAGGTCGACCTCACCGTGCTGCGCGTGGTCGCGACCGGCACGAAGGAGGGCATGCGCGTGCGCATGATCTGGGAGCTCGTCGATCGGGCCGACACGACCTCGGGCTGCAGCAGCATGTCGCGCACCACCGGCCTGCCCGCGACGATCGTGGCGCGGCTGTTGCTGGCCGGTCGGTTCACGACCCCCGGCGTGCACGCGCCCGAGGTGCTCGGTGCGGTGCCGGGGCTGCTCGACGCGGTGCTCGCGGGGCTGGCCGAGCGCGGCATCCACTTCAGCTCGCGGCTCGAGCCGGCGTAGCGGCGCCCATGGAGGCCTGCACCGGTCAGCGACCGTTGAGCAGGCTCTGCCAGCGTTCGATCGGCATCGACGGGCTACCCCCACGCGCACGCGTCGATTTCCGGCCGTGACCGCGGAACCTCGGCGACCGCGGCGTCACCATGATGATCGACGGCGCGGTCGTGCGCCCGGACTTCGATCCGCTGCGGGGGGCCGCCGCGTAGCTGCGACTGCGTGACGCGAGCGACGCTCTGGGCCCTCACCTTGGTGGCGTGCAGCCACACGTCGCCGGCCAACACCACGGCGGCGACCTCGACCGGAAGCGAGACGAGCGCACCTGGTGCGACCGGCAGTGGTTCGGACGACGCGCGCGGGAGCTCGGGTGCGTACGACGGGGGCTCGAGTGGGATCGTTCCCGGCGCCGACGACGGGCTCGGTGCCGATTTCGTGGTGCGCGGCGGCACCGTGCTGGGGGCCGGCCGTGTCGACATGCGCGTGCGGGACGGTCGCATCGTCGAGCTCGGCGCGCTCATGCCCGACGATGACGAAGGCGTGCTCGATGCCAGCGATCGCTTCGTGGTGCCGTCGTTCATCGACAGCCACGTGCACCTGGCGTATGCCTTCGATGCGCCGACGCTCGCGCGCGGCGGTCTCGCGGGCGCGGTCGACCTCGCGGCGCCGATCGATTTCCTCGCGCAGTCGCATGCGCCGCTGCAGCTGCGCGCGACGGGTCCGATGATCACGGCGGTCGATGGCTACCCCACGCAGGGCTGGGGCGCCGGCGGGTTCGGACTCGAGGTCGCGGACGCAGACGCCGCCCGGGCCGCCGTCGATCGCCTGGCGGCCGCGGGCGTGGCCGCGATCAAGCTGCCCATCGGCGAGGCGCCGAGCCTCGACGACGCGGCCATCACCGCGGTGGTGGATCGTGCCCACGCGCTGGGCCTACCGGTGGTCGCCCACGCGCTGGCCGACGCCGACGCGGCGCGGGCCGCTGCGCTCGGCGTCGACATCCTCGCCCACACGCCGGTGGAGGCCCTCGCCGAGCGCACCGTGCAGGCGTGGGCGGGACGCACCGTGATCACGACCCTGGTCGCCTTCGGCGGACGGCGGTCGACCATCGACAACCTCCGGCGGCTGCGCGAGGCCGGCGTGAGCGTGCTCTACGGCACCGACCTCGGCAACACTGGTCCGCCGGCGATCGACGCCGACGAGCTCGATCTCATGATCGCCGCGGGTCTCGACGGCGCGGCGATCCTCGACGCCGGCGCGCGCACGCCGGCGGCGACGTGGCACTTCGACGGGCTCGGCAGCCTCACCGCTGGTGCGCGCGCGAGCTTCCTCGTGGTCGCACGGGATCCCGAGGTGGATCCGCGCGTGCTCGCCGAGCCCGATGTGGTCGTGCTCGACGGCGTGGTGCAGATGCCGCTGCCCACCGCCGGCGACGGCCTCGCGGGCTGAGCCTTCGGTCGCGATCACCTCGCGATCGGAGATACTCCTGTCCAGGATGCCCGCATCGCGCCGACCCGTGATCGCTTGGACCTGCCTCATCGCAGCCGCGTGCGCGGGCTCGCCGGCCGCGGTGGGTGACGCGGGCAGCACCGGAGGCAACGGCTCGACCACCGGTTCGAGCACGCACGATCCCAGCGACACCTCGGCGAGCACCGTCACCGGCGATCCCAGCAGCAGCTCCAGCGCCACCGCCGATGCCTCGAGCAGCGACGGCGGCAGCTCGGACACGGGCGTCGTCGACGACAGCTGCATGGTCTCGGGCCAGGCGGGCACCTGCGAGGACGTCATCGACTGCGCGTCGCTGTCGCTGCTGGCGATCTGCGACGGCGCGCCATCGAACCAGTGCTGCCTGCCCGACGCGATCGCGTGCTCGGTCGAGGGTGCACCGGGCCTGTGCCTGCCGACCGCATCGTGCCCCGACGGCCTCGCGCGCACGCCGGGCCTGTGCCCCGGCGATGCCGACGTGCAGTGTTGCACCGATCCCGCGCTCGCCTGCGATCCGGACGCGATGCCGCTGCCCAACGAGGGCCTCGCCGAGCAGAGCTACGACGCCGCGTGCCCCGACGGCATGATCACCGTGGTCGACGTCTGCGTCGATCGCTTCGAGGCCTCGCTCGTCGTGATCGACGACGGCGGCGCCCCGATCTCGTCGTGGTCGCCCTACGTGCACCCCAGCGGTGTGAACGTGCGCGCGGTGTCGCTGGCGGGTGCGGTGCCGCAGGGCTACATCGACGGCGACACCGCCGCGAGCGCGTGTGCGGCGGCGGGAAAGCGGTTGTGCACCGACGCAGAGTGGCTCCGCGCGTGTCGAGGCCCGCAGGACACCACCTATCC encodes the following:
- the purE gene encoding 5-(carboxyamino)imidazole ribonucleotide mutase; the protein is MDAREAPLVGIVMGSKSDWETMSGAADTLTKFGVAHECRVVSAHRTPAWMSQYAAEAAARGLQVIIAGAGGAAHLPGMIAAQTVLPVLGVPVRSQALSGMDSLLSIVQMPRGVPVGTLAIGGAGAVNAALLAISILALQRPHLSQALANYRDEQTREVLAQELP
- a CDS encoding 5-(carboxyamino)imidazole ribonucleotide synthase, giving the protein MSTATGTSDRRRILPGARVGVLGSGQLGRMLAIAARQMGYRVHTFSPERGTPTGQVADREIVAPYDDLDAVRAFAREVEIVTFEFENIAHAAALAAAECAPVRPHGAVLHTTQHRLREKTFLTGIGVPVAPFEAVHSAAELSAALSRIGCPAVLKSAGWGYDGKGQVRIDDPARADEAWQRVGADEAVLEGFVEFECELSLVVARGLDGTVDDWGLVANEHRDHVLDVSTAPAGVASATLARAREIARAIVESLDVVGVLCVEFFAKSGGELLVNELAPRPHNSGHFTIDAAVTSQFEQQLRAVCGLPLGSCALLRPAAMANLLGDVWQHGEPNWAGALAQPQVKLHLYGKGEARAGRKMGHLTALADSPAAARSTVLAARDALRPTPRG
- a CDS encoding thioesterase family protein; this encodes MSTPASFFVRDGEQFIATELTRGPWHPQLQHGGPPAALLTAAIEAFEPEPQQHVVARLTFEFLRPVPIASLRVTTELVRAGRSAQRIDAHLLHDGNEVLRAHALRIRRNPVALPSPRCPRRPAPRGPAGLEPFVFPFFRERVGYQTAVEVRIAKGVWGKGPTAAWMRLRAPLVADQATSPLSALVAVADAGNGVCPVLDPREWSFVNPDMTIHLDRAPCGEWFALDARATVDAGGIGLGQSELSDRDGEIGRALQSLAVEPRAH
- a CDS encoding saccharopine dehydrogenase NADP-binding domain-containing protein encodes the protein MKQVIILGCGMVGSTMALDLAADPALQVTVADVRPMALAALSARAKVKTIQTDLSDPAAIIALVRPFDLVIGALSSSMGLATLRAVIDAGKPYVDISFMADDALTLSPAAAAAGVVAVVDCGIAPGMSNMMAGYAASVLQPCTRLDIMVGGVPELRRWPFDYKVAFAPSDVIEEYVRPARMVEHGQIAVHPALSGVELVDIPGVGTLEAFNTDGLRSLVTTLAIPDMSEKTMRWPGHAQLMRVLQASGFFSDEPIVVGGKSVIPREVTSALLFPHWTYAPGEVDLTVLRVVATGTKEGMRVRMIWELVDRADTTSGCSSMSRTTGLPATIVARLLLAGRFTTPGVHAPEVLGAVPGLLDAVLAGLAERGIHFSSRLEPA
- a CDS encoding amidohydrolase family protein, with amino-acid sequence MTRATLWALTLVACSHTSPANTTAATSTGSETSAPGATGSGSDDARGSSGAYDGGSSGIVPGADDGLGADFVVRGGTVLGAGRVDMRVRDGRIVELGALMPDDDEGVLDASDRFVVPSFIDSHVHLAYAFDAPTLARGGLAGAVDLAAPIDFLAQSHAPLQLRATGPMITAVDGYPTQGWGAGGFGLEVADADAARAAVDRLAAAGVAAIKLPIGEAPSLDDAAITAVVDRAHALGLPVVAHALADADAARAAALGVDILAHTPVEALAERTVQAWAGRTVITTLVAFGGRRSTIDNLRRLREAGVSVLYGTDLGNTGPPAIDADELDLMIAAGLDGAAILDAGARTPAATWHFDGLGSLTAGARASFLVVARDPEVDPRVLAEPDVVVLDGVVQMPLPTAGDGLAG
- a CDS encoding SUMF1/EgtB/PvdO family nonheme iron enzyme — its product is MPASRRPVIAWTCLIAAACAGSPAAVGDAGSTGGNGSTTGSSTHDPSDTSASTVTGDPSSSSSATADASSSDGGSSDTGVVDDSCMVSGQAGTCEDVIDCASLSLLAICDGAPSNQCCLPDAIACSVEGAPGLCLPTASCPDGLARTPGLCPGDADVQCCTDPALACDPDAMPLPNEGLAEQSYDAACPDGMITVVDVCVDRFEASLVVIDDGGAPISSWSPYVHPSGVNVRAVSLAGAVPQGYIDGDTAASACAAAGKRLCTDAEWLRACRGPQDTTYPWGDAAMPGACNDARATHPAIEYFGTADAWIWSELGNPCILQVPDGLQTTGAHPGCVTAEGAFDMVGNLHEWTADPAGTFRGGFFVDTVLNGPGCSYATVAHDRSHWDYSTGFRCCADPT